The Geoalkalibacter subterraneus genome contains the following window.
TGCGCCAGTAGAGAAAACGGTAATATCCCTCGTCGTTCTGGCGACACCAGGCGGCCATGCTCAGGCCGCTGCGGCGCCAGTCGGCCAGTTTTTCCGTCCACTGTTGTGATAAGGGCGAC
Protein-coding sequences here:
- the tnpA gene encoding IS66 family insertion sequence element accessory protein TnpA, which gives rise to MSPLSQQWTEKLADWRRSGLSMAAWCRQNDEGYYRFLYWRKRLQPEQPEVINVNYFSGSATIKIPVS